One genomic region from Selenihalanaerobacter shriftii encodes:
- a CDS encoding radical SAM protein, whose amino-acid sequence MIKLSAGTANVLGLKRLKTDAPPTTAYLMAGEGCKNSCGFCSQAITSDANKDNLSRIRWQEYEINNIVANLDQAAEDDKLKRTCIQVVNNKAVKELLPSLLEKMNSKVELPVCVSKNINSLDEINKLLDSGADKVNISLDVINPKEHTKIKGGTYQKKYNLLTAAAKRFPGKISTHIIIGLGESEKEVIELLLELKKLKVGIAIFAFTPLPGTKLVDHPRPEIDKYRRIQIANYLINKYGFKKNDFGFENNRLIRVEATDAKLLEILSTGEAFETVGCPDCNRPYYNEKPGGTIYNYPRKLRSKEIKEAIKESKLVTIDG is encoded by the coding sequence ATGATTAAATTATCAGCAGGAACAGCCAATGTATTAGGTCTAAAGAGATTAAAGACGGATGCTCCTCCTACTACCGCATACTTAATGGCTGGTGAAGGTTGTAAGAATAGTTGTGGATTTTGTTCTCAAGCTATTACTAGTGATGCTAATAAAGATAATCTATCAAGAATTAGATGGCAGGAGTATGAGATTAATAATATAGTTGCAAACTTAGACCAAGCAGCAGAGGATGATAAGTTAAAGCGAACATGTATTCAGGTAGTAAATAATAAAGCAGTGAAGGAATTATTGCCAAGTCTTTTAGAAAAAATGAATTCTAAAGTTGAATTACCTGTTTGTGTTTCTAAGAATATTAATTCTTTAGATGAAATTAATAAACTTTTAGATTCAGGTGCAGACAAGGTTAATATTTCCCTTGATGTAATTAATCCTAAGGAGCATACAAAGATTAAAGGTGGTACTTATCAAAAGAAGTATAATTTATTGACTGCAGCAGCTAAGAGGTTTCCTGGAAAGATTTCTACTCATATAATTATTGGCCTAGGTGAAAGTGAAAAGGAAGTAATAGAGCTATTATTAGAATTAAAGAAATTAAAAGTTGGGATTGCTATTTTTGCCTTTACGCCTTTACCAGGAACAAAGTTAGTTGATCATCCTCGACCAGAAATAGATAAGTATCGTCGAATCCAAATTGCTAATTATTTAATTAATAAGTATGGTTTTAAAAAGAATGATTTTGGTTTTGAGAATAATAGGTTAATAAGAGTAGAAGCGACTGATGCAAAACTTTTAGAAATATTATCTACTGGTGAAGCTTTTGAAACGGTTGGATGTCCTGATTGTAACCGACCCTATTATAATGAAAAACCAGGGGGGACTATTTATAATTATCCACGAAAATTAAGATCTAAAGAAATAAAAGAAGCTATTAAAGAGAGTAAGTTGGTGACTATAGATGGCTAA
- a CDS encoding radical SAM protein, with the protein MEVREISSSLQNKLKEAWEVRCRNFPSFIKFEYPSKTKPISLTGNECSLDCAHCGGHYLKHMDSLEEFQVQSQEDVKSCLISGGCDPNGKVNLTKNLDELKEIADNKRTNMHVGLVEEEEIAEISQLADVVSFDFIADQETIQEVYGLDRSVEDYINTYQKLKKEVKVLPHICIGLKGGELAGEYEALEVLEELGADGLVFIVFIPTKDTEYADCTPPPLEEVIELLTMARIKFPEIPIHLGCMRPKGRYRAELDYYAVEAGVNKLVVPTSFGVKKAEELGLTIEKGEECCVL; encoded by the coding sequence ATGGAAGTCAGAGAAATAAGTTCTAGTTTACAAAATAAGTTAAAAGAAGCTTGGGAAGTTCGTTGTAGGAACTTCCCTTCTTTTATTAAATTTGAATATCCGAGTAAAACAAAACCAATTAGTTTAACTGGTAATGAGTGCAGCCTGGATTGTGCCCATTGTGGAGGGCATTATTTAAAACATATGGATTCTTTAGAGGAATTTCAAGTTCAAAGCCAAGAAGATGTTAAAAGTTGCTTAATTAGTGGTGGATGTGACCCAAATGGAAAAGTTAATCTTACTAAAAATTTAGATGAATTAAAGGAAATTGCTGATAATAAAAGAACTAATATGCATGTAGGATTAGTGGAAGAAGAAGAAATAGCAGAAATTAGTCAATTAGCCGATGTTGTCTCTTTTGATTTTATAGCTGATCAAGAGACTATTCAAGAAGTATATGGTTTAGATAGAAGTGTGGAGGATTATATAAATACTTATCAAAAATTAAAAAAAGAAGTAAAAGTACTTCCTCATATCTGTATTGGTTTAAAAGGAGGAGAGCTTGCGGGAGAGTATGAGGCTTTGGAGGTTTTAGAAGAATTAGGAGCAGATGGATTAGTTTTCATTGTATTTATTCCTACTAAAGATACTGAATATGCCGATTGTACTCCACCTCCTTTAGAAGAAGTAATAGAATTACTAACTATGGCCAGAATTAAGTTTCCAGAAATCCCTATCCACTTAGGCTGTATGCGGCCAAAAGGTAGATATCGGGCTGAATTAGATTACTATGCAGTAGAAGCTGGAGTCAATAAGTTAGTAGTGCCTACTAGCTTTGGAGTTAAAAAAGCAGAAGAACTGGGACTTACGATCGAAAAGGGAGAGGAGTGTTGTGTATTATGA
- a CDS encoding uracil-DNA glycosylase family protein: protein MAKCYFKKYEVEDVVYQETTVLFILESPHTQEIKYGYPVAGNSGLEMTKFIYGDDKDDAFGKIVGQPKKHQKEYNNIKNFGLLNVSPAPMQLGGLKGYDLTVEDKEVGEVLEKLRVNYKTKEHRNQDWNQIKKIILTDFKERLVNQIKSIPQLKYLVPCGKLAATYLDLIKNSNGVIQEKGIISEIPHPSFNQWSRYKTMNKLKIILKEMGIK, encoded by the coding sequence ATGGCAAAGTGTTATTTTAAAAAATATGAAGTAGAAGATGTTGTTTACCAGGAAACTACTGTATTATTTATTCTTGAATCACCTCATACTCAGGAGATTAAATATGGTTATCCTGTAGCTGGTAATTCAGGATTAGAAATGACTAAATTTATTTATGGGGATGATAAAGATGATGCTTTTGGGAAGATTGTTGGCCAACCTAAAAAGCATCAAAAAGAATATAATAATATAAAGAATTTTGGATTATTAAATGTATCACCAGCACCTATGCAATTAGGTGGACTTAAAGGTTATGATTTAACTGTTGAAGATAAAGAAGTAGGAGAGGTTCTAGAGAAATTGAGAGTTAATTACAAAACAAAAGAACATAGAAATCAAGATTGGAATCAAATAAAGAAGATCATATTAACTGACTTTAAAGAAAGATTAGTTAATCAAATAAAAAGCATACCTCAGCTTAAGTATTTAGTTCCTTGTGGTAAACTAGCAGCCACTTATTTAGATTTAATTAAAAATTCAAATGGAGTTATTCAAGAGAAGGGAATTATTTCAGAAATTCCCCATCCTTCTTTTAATCAGTGGAGCCGCTATAAAACAATGAATAAATTAAAAATCATTTTGAAAGAAATGGGTATTAAATAA
- the gcvPB gene encoding aminomethyl-transferring glycine dehydrogenase subunit GcvPB codes for MRREKELIFELGKENRVGYSLPEDEFAEVNVEDQIPEEYLRDEAPELPEVSELEAVRHFTELSTRNHGVDNGFYPLGSCTMKYNAKVNEDVVRYPGFTSTHPLQSEDMVQGNLELIYDLEHKLSEITGMDRFTMQPAAGAHGELTGLMIIKEYLRKIGADEKTEVIVPDSAHGTNPASASMVGFKVVEVESNDKGLVDIDALKESVSEKTAGLMLTNPNTLGLFEEDILEMAEIVHDVGGLLYYDGANMNAIMGKARPGDMGFDVVHLNLHKTFGTPHGGGGPGSGPVGVTEELAKFLPKPLVEKDGSDYSFNYDMPDSIGKVRSYYGNFGVAVKAYAYLLALGAEGVKSVSEDAVLNANYLKEKLKDDYKLPYDRVCKHEFVFSGDHQKENGVATLDIAKRLLDFGVHPPTIYFPLIVHEALMIEPTETENKESLDQFIDVMKKIAKEAKEDPERVQAAPHNTVVGRLDETTAARKPQVRWKSEK; via the coding sequence ATGAGAAGAGAGAAAGAATTAATTTTTGAATTAGGTAAAGAAAATAGAGTTGGTTACTCTCTTCCTGAAGATGAGTTTGCGGAAGTGAATGTGGAAGATCAAATTCCTGAAGAATATCTGCGTGATGAAGCCCCTGAATTGCCAGAAGTTAGCGAATTAGAAGCAGTTCGACACTTTACAGAGTTATCGACTAGAAATCATGGAGTAGATAATGGCTTCTACCCTCTAGGTTCTTGTACAATGAAGTATAATGCTAAAGTAAATGAAGATGTAGTAAGGTATCCAGGCTTTACTAGTACTCACCCTCTACAGTCTGAAGATATGGTACAAGGAAATTTAGAACTAATTTATGACTTAGAGCATAAGTTATCTGAAATTACCGGGATGGATCGGTTTACTATGCAACCAGCAGCTGGAGCTCATGGTGAATTAACCGGTTTAATGATTATTAAAGAATACTTAAGAAAAATTGGAGCCGATGAAAAGACAGAAGTAATCGTTCCAGATTCAGCTCACGGTACTAACCCAGCAAGTGCTTCTATGGTTGGTTTTAAAGTAGTAGAAGTGGAATCTAATGATAAAGGATTAGTAGATATAGATGCCTTAAAAGAATCAGTTAGTGAAAAGACAGCCGGATTAATGTTAACTAATCCTAATACATTAGGATTATTTGAAGAAGATATCTTAGAGATGGCAGAAATAGTTCATGATGTTGGTGGCTTGCTTTATTATGATGGTGCTAATATGAATGCAATCATGGGTAAAGCTCGACCAGGAGATATGGGCTTTGATGTAGTCCATCTTAATCTTCATAAGACATTTGGTACTCCTCACGGTGGAGGAGGTCCAGGCTCTGGTCCAGTAGGAGTTACAGAAGAATTAGCTAAGTTCTTACCAAAGCCTTTAGTTGAAAAAGACGGCAGTGATTATTCATTTAATTATGATATGCCAGATTCAATAGGTAAGGTTAGATCTTATTATGGTAACTTCGGAGTGGCAGTTAAAGCTTATGCTTACTTATTAGCCTTAGGTGCTGAAGGGGTAAAAAGTGTCAGTGAAGATGCAGTGTTAAATGCTAACTATTTAAAAGAAAAACTAAAAGATGATTATAAATTACCTTATGATAGAGTCTGTAAACATGAATTTGTGTTTTCAGGTGATCATCAAAAGGAAAATGGAGTTGCTACATTAGATATAGCAAAAAGATTATTAGACTTTGGTGTACATCCACCAACTATCTACTTCCCATTAATTGTTCATGAAGCATTAATGATAGAGCCAACAGAGACAGAGAATAAGGAAAGCTTAGATCAATTTATAGATGTTATGAAGAAGATTGCTAAAGAAGCTAAAGAAGATCCAGAAAGAGTTCAGGCGGCCCCACATAATACTGTAGTAGGTAGATTAGATGAAACTACTGCTGCAAGAAAGCCGCAGGTAAGATGGAAGTCAGAGAAATAA
- a CDS encoding PAS domain-containing sensor histidine kinase: MEDLLQRLVDQEVDFSKNWAGVLDSLHDLVVYKDINYRIIWANQTMLDKYDLSLDEIKGEYCYKALHNRDDICEGCIVEQAQETGKIEEGKRTNYQGEIFLQRIYPMRNNQDKVIGFFKIGLNITERKQLQEELKYSKLKNEFFANLSHEFKTPLNLIFSGLQMLNLHLNKNLKIDKDEKSDRYLNVIKQNSYRLLKLINNLVDINKIESDALELNLENHDVVDLIKKIVLSVESYAKEINRELKYDSELKEKIIACDFFNLERIILNLISNAIKFTEEDDEILVKTYETDDYVVIEVKDTGIGILEEKQEIIFKRFGQVDKSFTRNSEGSGIGLFIVKSLVEMHGGSIKVESELGKGSRFIVKLPNEKLPQGDNHQIEKHLIDKVNIEFSDIYS; encoded by the coding sequence GTGGAAGACTTACTACAAAGATTAGTTGACCAAGAAGTTGACTTTAGTAAGAATTGGGCCGGAGTATTAGATAGTCTACATGACCTTGTTGTCTATAAGGATATAAATTATAGAATAATATGGGCTAATCAAACAATGTTAGATAAATATGATTTATCACTAGATGAAATTAAAGGTGAATATTGTTATAAAGCATTACATAATCGAGACGATATCTGTGAAGGATGTATAGTAGAACAAGCACAAGAAACAGGTAAAATTGAGGAAGGGAAGCGTACAAATTATCAGGGAGAGATATTTTTACAGAGAATATATCCCATGAGGAATAATCAAGATAAAGTAATAGGTTTTTTTAAGATTGGTTTAAATATAACAGAAAGAAAACAGTTACAAGAAGAATTAAAGTATAGTAAATTAAAGAATGAGTTTTTTGCTAATCTATCACATGAGTTTAAAACTCCATTAAATTTAATATTCTCTGGATTACAAATGTTAAATTTACATTTAAATAAGAATTTAAAGATAGATAAAGATGAGAAAAGTGACAGATATTTAAATGTTATTAAGCAAAATAGCTATAGGCTATTGAAATTGATAAATAATTTAGTTGATATTAATAAAATAGAATCTGATGCTTTGGAATTAAATTTAGAAAATCATGATGTAGTAGATTTAATTAAAAAAATAGTTTTATCGGTTGAGTCATATGCAAAAGAAATAAATAGAGAATTAAAATATGATTCAGAATTAAAAGAAAAGATAATTGCTTGTGATTTCTTTAATTTAGAAAGAATTATATTAAATTTAATTTCAAATGCGATAAAATTTACTGAAGAAGATGATGAAATATTAGTGAAAACATATGAAACAGATGATTATGTAGTAATTGAAGTTAAGGATACAGGGATTGGTATCCTAGAGGAAAAACAAGAGATAATATTTAAACGATTTGGACAAGTAGATAAATCTTTTACAAGAAATAGTGAAGGAAGTGGAATAGGTTTATTCATTGTTAAGTCACTTGTTGAGATGCATGGTGGCAGTATAAAAGTAGAAAGTGAATTAGGTAAGGGAAGTAGATTTATTGTAAAATTACCTAATGAGAAGTTACCTCAAGGTGATAATCACCAAATTGAAAAACATCTTATAGATAAAGTTAATATAGAGTTTTCAGATATATATTCTTAA
- the gcvH gene encoding glycine cleavage system protein GcvH, protein MEILDELYYTEDHEWVKVEDGKAYVGVADYAQEALGDIVFVELPFEGDEYEAGDPAGVIESVKAVSDLYIPVSGEILEVNEELQDAPEKVNGNPYKAWMIAIELSDEGELDDLMNAEDYEKFCEEEEE, encoded by the coding sequence ATGGAAATTTTAGATGAATTATATTATACTGAGGATCATGAGTGGGTAAAGGTAGAAGATGGCAAGGCTTATGTTGGAGTTGCTGATTATGCACAGGAGGCTTTAGGAGACATTGTATTTGTAGAATTACCATTTGAAGGAGATGAGTATGAAGCTGGTGATCCTGCAGGGGTTATTGAATCTGTTAAGGCTGTGTCAGATTTATATATTCCAGTAAGTGGAGAGATTTTAGAGGTTAATGAAGAACTACAAGATGCACCTGAAAAGGTAAACGGAAATCCATATAAAGCTTGGATGATAGCTATTGAGTTGTCAGATGAAGGAGAATTAGATGATTTAATGAATGCAGAAGATTATGAAAAATTCTGTGAAGAAGAGGAGGAATAA
- the lpdA gene encoding dihydrolipoyl dehydrogenase, whose amino-acid sequence MKEYDIAVVGGGPGGYVAAIKAAQLGADVCLVEKEDLGGTCLNRGCIPTKALTASCDVVRNIKGARRFGIKVNDFEIDWSNVAKNKDRKVSQLVKGIEYLIKKNDIDFVSGTASFKEKNLLEISDNDEVSEVKAKNVIIATGSQPRVVPAFNYDGDKVVTSKELLELEELPESLLIIGAGVIGCEFASIFATVGVKITVVDVMSRLLPTEDEEISKNLARAFKRARIKTNLETEIQEIKTDEEGIEAIIGDRDSIEADMALVAIGRKPYTEGLNLDAIGLETANGVIEVNEYLETAVEGIYAIGDVTDEIQLAHVASKQGMVAVENILDEKQEMDYRVVPNTIFTHPEVASVGLNTQEAEEADIEIEVGKFFFKGNGKAVTLNETQGLVKIIMNAKDETILGGHIVGPHASDLIHEIALAIKSGLTVEELTDMIHAHPTLAEAVLEAAEDTMGTAIHG is encoded by the coding sequence ATGAAAGAATATGATATTGCAGTTGTTGGGGGAGGACCTGGTGGTTATGTAGCGGCTATTAAAGCGGCCCAATTAGGGGCTGATGTCTGTTTAGTCGAAAAAGAAGATTTAGGTGGAACTTGTTTAAATCGAGGCTGTATTCCGACTAAAGCATTGACCGCTAGTTGTGATGTTGTCAGAAATATTAAAGGAGCTAGAAGATTTGGAATAAAAGTTAATGATTTTGAAATTGATTGGTCAAATGTGGCTAAAAATAAAGACCGCAAGGTTAGTCAATTAGTTAAAGGTATTGAATACTTAATTAAGAAGAATGATATTGATTTTGTTTCTGGAACTGCTTCTTTTAAAGAAAAGAATTTATTAGAAATTTCCGATAACGATGAAGTGTCTGAAGTAAAAGCAAAGAATGTAATTATTGCTACTGGATCTCAACCAAGGGTAGTACCGGCCTTTAATTATGATGGAGATAAGGTAGTGACTAGTAAAGAACTTTTAGAATTAGAAGAATTACCAGAGAGTCTTTTAATTATAGGAGCTGGAGTAATCGGATGTGAATTTGCTTCTATTTTTGCTACAGTAGGCGTTAAGATAACTGTTGTAGATGTAATGTCTAGATTATTACCAACTGAAGATGAAGAGATTAGTAAAAATTTAGCTCGGGCTTTTAAAAGAGCTAGAATTAAGACTAATCTAGAAACTGAAATTCAGGAAATAAAGACTGATGAAGAAGGAATTGAAGCGATTATTGGAGATAGAGATTCAATTGAGGCTGATATGGCTTTAGTAGCTATTGGTAGAAAGCCTTACACTGAAGGTCTAAATTTAGATGCTATTGGCTTAGAAACAGCAAATGGAGTTATTGAAGTTAATGAGTATTTAGAAACCGCTGTTGAAGGAATTTATGCTATTGGTGATGTGACAGATGAGATCCAATTGGCCCATGTTGCTTCTAAGCAAGGGATGGTAGCAGTGGAGAATATTTTAGATGAAAAGCAAGAGATGGACTATCGGGTAGTACCAAATACTATCTTTACTCATCCGGAAGTAGCAAGTGTCGGCCTAAATACTCAAGAAGCTGAAGAGGCTGATATTGAAATAGAAGTTGGTAAGTTTTTCTTTAAAGGGAATGGTAAGGCTGTAACCCTTAATGAAACTCAAGGATTAGTAAAAATTATTATGAATGCTAAGGATGAAACTATTTTAGGAGGCCATATTGTTGGTCCTCACGCTTCAGATTTAATTCATGAGATAGCATTAGCAATTAAATCTGGGTTAACTGTAGAAGAATTGACAGATATGATTCATGCTCATCCTACATTAGCTGAAGCAGTATTAGAGGCGGCTGAAGATACAATGGGAACAGCTATTCATGGCTAA
- the gcvPA gene encoding aminomethyl-transferring glycine dehydrogenase subunit GcvPA: MFPYLPHTEEDRKELLAGVGVESIDKLFTDIPRDVQLNQELNLEAPLSELGIKRRMKRLSDKNEDMTEYTSFLGAGVYDHYVPSVVDHILLRSEFYTAYTPYQPEISQGYLQAIFEYQTMICELTGLDVANASMYDGASAVAEAALMSTAIKRRRKEIVVSTTVSPENREVLDTYGNAADLTIKEVDFTEGIIDIEQLKDTISEETAAVIIQSPNFFGQLEDVAKLSDIVHEVDAQFVVATDPISLALLEAPGNLGADIVVGEGQSLGNNLNFGGPHFGFFATTKRNMRRMPGRIVGETVDDEGNKGYVLTLQTREQHIRRERATSNICSNQALNALAATVYMTALGKQGLKQVAEMSLKKAHYAAERITELDGYELAFDGPFFKEFAIKTTKPVSLINDELLNDKIVGGFDLGKDYSELKNTMLLAVTEKRTKEEIDELVQGLEGI, encoded by the coding sequence ATGTTTCCTTATCTACCCCATACTGAAGAAGATAGAAAAGAGCTGTTGGCAGGAGTTGGAGTTGAGTCGATAGATAAATTATTTACAGATATTCCAAGAGATGTTCAATTAAATCAAGAACTTAATTTGGAGGCGCCTCTTTCAGAACTAGGAATTAAGAGAAGAATGAAAAGGCTAAGCGATAAAAATGAAGATATGACAGAATATACATCTTTCTTAGGAGCAGGTGTTTATGATCATTATGTTCCTAGTGTAGTAGATCATATTTTATTAAGATCTGAATTCTATACTGCTTATACTCCTTATCAGCCAGAGATTAGTCAAGGATACTTACAGGCTATTTTTGAATATCAAACAATGATCTGTGAATTAACGGGATTAGATGTAGCTAATGCTTCTATGTATGATGGAGCTAGTGCTGTAGCTGAAGCAGCTTTAATGTCTACGGCTATTAAGCGTAGAAGAAAAGAAATCGTTGTTTCTACTACTGTTAGTCCAGAAAATAGAGAAGTATTAGATACTTATGGTAATGCCGCTGATTTAACAATAAAAGAAGTAGATTTTACAGAAGGAATTATTGATATAGAGCAGTTAAAAGATACAATTAGTGAAGAAACTGCTGCTGTAATTATTCAAAGTCCTAACTTCTTTGGACAATTAGAAGATGTAGCCAAATTATCTGACATTGTTCATGAAGTTGATGCTCAATTCGTAGTAGCTACTGATCCGATTTCTTTAGCTCTTTTAGAAGCTCCTGGTAATCTTGGAGCTGATATTGTAGTCGGTGAAGGACAAAGTTTAGGAAATAATCTTAATTTTGGAGGACCACATTTTGGTTTCTTCGCTACTACTAAAAGAAATATGCGTAGAATGCCAGGACGGATTGTTGGTGAAACAGTAGATGATGAAGGTAATAAAGGTTATGTTCTAACTTTACAAACAAGAGAACAACATATTCGTCGGGAAAGAGCAACTTCTAATATCTGTTCTAATCAGGCTTTAAATGCTCTAGCAGCTACAGTATATATGACTGCCTTAGGTAAGCAAGGTTTAAAGCAAGTAGCAGAGATGTCTTTAAAGAAAGCTCATTATGCTGCTGAAAGAATTACAGAATTAGATGGTTATGAATTAGCATTTGATGGGCCGTTTTTTAAAGAATTTGCTATTAAAACTACAAAGCCTGTTTCTCTAATTAATGATGAATTGTTAAATGATAAGATTGTAGGCGGTTTTGATTTAGGAAAAGATTATTCTGAATTAAAGAATACTATGTTGCTAGCTGTAACTGAAAAGAGAACTAAAGAGGAAATTGATGAGCTAGTACAAGGATTGGAGGGGATATAA
- the gcvT gene encoding glycine cleavage system aminomethyltransferase GcvT, giving the protein MSDNVKKTPLYQKHVDLGGKMVEFGGWNMPVQYSGVIDEHKAVRNQAGLFDVSHMGEIRVTGSNALTFLQKLLINDLSTIEDNQVQYTMMCYSDGGVVDDLLVYRYNDEEFLLVVNASNIDKDYEWIKEHEEEGVEIINQSTEVAEVAFQGPLAEEVLQELTDFDLSNIKYFWFEDGVKIAGVEVIVSRTGYTGEDGFEIYTANEDIKQVWDAILKTGEDQDVIPVGLGARDTLRFEATLPLYGHEIGKDKNPLEAGLGYFVALDKDVEFIGQKALQEIEENGYERKLVGIEMIDRGIPREGYALLKGEEEIGEITTGSYAPTLDKNVGLGYVKTEYAEVGNELKVQIRRRECKVKVIELPLYKRDK; this is encoded by the coding sequence ATGAGTGATAATGTAAAGAAGACTCCACTTTATCAAAAACATGTTGATTTAGGTGGAAAAATGGTTGAATTTGGTGGTTGGAATATGCCGGTTCAGTATAGTGGAGTAATTGATGAACATAAGGCAGTTAGAAATCAAGCAGGACTTTTTGATGTTTCTCATATGGGAGAGATTAGAGTTACTGGTAGTAATGCTCTAACATTTCTACAAAAGTTACTAATTAATGACTTATCTACAATAGAAGATAATCAGGTTCAGTATACTATGATGTGCTATTCAGATGGAGGAGTTGTAGATGACCTGTTAGTTTATCGTTATAATGATGAAGAGTTTTTATTAGTAGTTAATGCCTCCAATATAGATAAGGATTATGAATGGATTAAGGAGCATGAAGAAGAGGGAGTAGAAATTATTAATCAATCTACTGAAGTGGCAGAAGTAGCCTTTCAAGGGCCATTGGCTGAAGAAGTGCTTCAAGAATTGACTGATTTTGATTTAAGTAATATTAAATATTTTTGGTTCGAAGATGGTGTAAAGATAGCAGGAGTGGAGGTCATAGTATCTCGTACTGGATATACTGGTGAGGATGGTTTTGAAATATATACTGCTAATGAAGATATTAAACAAGTTTGGGATGCAATTTTAAAAACTGGAGAAGATCAAGATGTTATACCAGTTGGTCTAGGAGCTAGAGATACTTTGCGTTTTGAAGCTACACTTCCTTTATATGGTCATGAAATAGGTAAAGATAAAAATCCATTGGAGGCTGGGTTAGGATATTTTGTAGCCCTAGATAAAGATGTAGAATTTATCGGCCAAAAGGCTTTACAAGAGATTGAAGAGAATGGATATGAACGTAAATTAGTTGGTATAGAAATGATTGATCGTGGGATTCCACGAGAAGGATATGCATTATTAAAGGGTGAAGAAGAGATTGGTGAAATAACTACTGGTTCTTATGCCCCAACCTTGGATAAAAATGTAGGGTTAGGTTATGTTAAAACAGAATACGCTGAAGTAGGTAATGAGCTTAAGGTGCAGATTAGAAGAAGAGAGTGTAAGGTTAAAGTGATAGAATTACCATTGTATAAGCGTGACAAGTAA
- a CDS encoding lipoate--protein ligase family protein, with translation MAKMKWRLLNTGYSTGDMNMALDEAILKSVKAGDVPPTIRFYGWDPAAVSLGYFQSLEKEIDIEGCKERGVDIVRRLTGGRAVLHDDELTYSLVISEELNFLPDSIIESYKIISQGLLAGLQELGIEAKMVSLADKKKKSGSQSAACFDAPSWYEISVDGKKLVGSAQTRRDGVILQHGSILNTQDVDKLMDTLKFKSDRRKERFKKIFAKKATTIQEAIGQSFTLKELSIAFKKGMEEGMDIILEEGQLTEKELSLAKKLAAEKYSSQDWNFKR, from the coding sequence ATGGCTAAGATGAAATGGAGATTATTGAATACCGGTTATTCTACTGGAGATATGAATATGGCTTTAGATGAAGCCATATTAAAGTCTGTAAAAGCAGGAGATGTTCCACCTACAATCAGATTTTATGGTTGGGATCCAGCAGCTGTTTCACTAGGTTACTTTCAAAGTTTAGAAAAAGAGATTGATATAGAGGGCTGCAAAGAAAGAGGAGTAGATATTGTTCGGCGATTGACCGGTGGTAGAGCAGTGCTTCATGATGATGAATTGACTTATAGTTTAGTAATTTCGGAAGAACTTAATTTTTTGCCAGATTCTATTATTGAATCTTATAAGATAATTAGTCAAGGATTATTAGCAGGATTACAAGAATTGGGTATAGAGGCTAAGATGGTTTCTTTAGCAGATAAAAAGAAGAAATCAGGTAGTCAAAGTGCTGCCTGCTTTGATGCTCCTTCGTGGTATGAGATTTCTGTAGATGGTAAGAAGCTGGTAGGAAGTGCTCAAACTAGACGAGATGGAGTTATCTTACAGCATGGTTCTATTCTAAATACTCAAGACGTTGATAAATTAATGGATACTCTTAAATTTAAATCTGACCGAAGAAAAGAAAGGTTCAAAAAGATCTTTGCTAAAAAGGCAACTACTATTCAAGAGGCTATAGGTCAAAGCTTTACTTTAAAGGAATTATCTATTGCTTTTAAGAAAGGTATGGAAGAAGGAATGGACATTATTTTAGAAGAAGGACAATTAACGGAAAAAGAATTAAGTTTAGCTAAAAAGTTGGCAGCAGAAAAGTATAGTAGTCAAGATTGGAACTTTAAGAGATAG